GCACTGATCGACGAGGCGGTGCCGGTGATCGTCCTGGCCCCATCCGGCCCATTGTTCGAGAAGACCGTCAGCAACATGCAGGAAGTGCGTGCGCGCGGCGGCAAGGTGGTGCTGATTTCGGACGCGGAAGGCATCGCCGAGGCCGGCGAAGGCTGTATCGCCACGATCGAGATGCCCCGTGTGCATCCGCTGATCGCCCCGCTCGTCTATGCAGTGCCGGTGCAACTCCTGGCCTACCATGTCGCCTGCGTGAAGGGCACCGACGTCGACCAGCCGCGCAACCTCGCCAAGAGCGTCACTGTCGAATAAGGTGGAGGCCGGATAGCCCGGCGGGCCAACAGGAAAGGCGGCAATTAGCAAAGGCGGGGAATGGCAAGGGGTTAACAGGACCATCCTGCACGCATCTATCCACGGGTAGATCCGTACTGGGTCAATTACTTAACCTCCCGCTAACCCTTTGAACGCTACCCCTTTGCGCGTGAACATGAGGACACTTGCAAGCAAAGCCCTACCGAAAGACCTTCCGGTTCTTGCGGTTCTTGGCCTGTCGGAGCCCGCCGACGGGGACTGGGCGCGGCTGCGCGGGCTCCAGTTCTCCACGCTTCGGCGCACGAGCTTCATGCGTATCTCCGCTCAGGCGGCAGCGGCGCTGGCCGCGGCCATGTTGCTGCTCGGCCGGGTCCCTCTCCTTGCCGTCGCATCATGGCTGGTCTTGCTCGCCCTCAGTCACTGGCACGGCTACCGTATCGACTGCTCGGTGGCCGACACCGATCGCCGCCACGTCACCCACGACGAGGTCAGGGCGCAGATGCTCGGCTCGATCGGCAACGGCCTGGTCTGGGCCCTGCCCCTATGCGGGCTGGCCATGTTCGTGGACCTGCAGACGCAAGTGAAGGTCTGGACCGTGCTGGCCATGCTGATGGCGGCATCGGTGATCCTCATCCCAGCGGTGCCGATGAGCACGCTGCTGTTCTCCGGCATCGTCGGCGGCGCGGCAATCGCCACTTTCGTGCTGCGCGCCAGCTACGATATGGCCGCGATCGCGGTGCTGTTCATGGGCATCATCCTGATCGGCGCGATCGAGGGTGCCCGCCGCTATCTCGCCGCAAAGATCGCCGAGGCCGGCCTGGCCGAAAAGGACGAGGTCGTTTCGCTGCTTCTGCGCGAATTCCAGGAAGGCCAGGCCGACTGGCTATGGCAGATAGATACCGGCCGCCGGGTTCGCTCGGTATCTCCGCGCTTCGCCTACGCCCTGGACCGCGACGCTGCGGGGGCAGAGGGCATGCCTCTGATTCAGCTGATTTCCGGCCCCGCTTGGGAAACAGGCCAGTTCCCTCCCAGCCTGCACGAACTGGCCGAACGGTTGAAGCGGCGCGAACCGTTCTCTAACCTGCTGGTGCGCGCCGCGATCGATGGACAGGCGCGCTGGTGGGAGCTTTCCGGCACCCCCCGCATCAACGAAAACGGCGTTTTCGACGGCTTTCGCGGCGTCGGCTCGGACGTCACCGAAGCGCGTGAAAATTCCGACAAGATCGCCTGGCTCGCCCGGTATGACACGCTGACCGGCCTGCCAAACCGCATGATGCTGACCGAGACACTGGCCGGCGCGCTGGACTATGCGGACAAGTGGCGCACCCGCTGCGCCTTCCTGATGATCGACCTCGACCGCTTCAAGGCCGTCAACGACACGCTGGGCCACCACATCGGCGATCAGTTGCTGGCGCGTGTTTCGGAACGGCTCAAGGAGCAGATGAGCGAGAACGAGCTGTGTGGGCGCCTCGGCGGCGACGAGTTCGCCATCGTCATCCGCGATGCCTCGGACGCCAAGCATATCGACCAGGTCGCCCGGCGCGTGATCCACCGCCTATCGCAGCCTTACGAGATCGACCAGCACACCTTGTTCGTCGGCGCATCCATCGGCTCGGCCATGGGCCCGCGCGACGGCTCCAGCGTCGAGACGCTTATGCGCAACGCCGACCTCGCGCTCTATCGCTCGAAGGACACTGGCGGCAACACGCACTGCACTTATGAGCCCGCGCTCCACGCCCATGCCGAAGAACGCCGCAAGCTGGAATTCGCGCTGCGCCGCGCGATGGACCGCAAGGAATTCCACGTCGTCTACCAGCCGGTGGTCGATGCGATATCCGAAGCCGTGCTCAGTTTCGAGGCGCTGCTGCGCTGGGACAATGCCGAACATGGCGCGGTCAGCCCTGCCAAGTTC
The DNA window shown above is from Novosphingobium sp. P6W and carries:
- a CDS encoding bifunctional diguanylate cyclase/phosphodiesterase, producing the protein MRTLASKALPKDLPVLAVLGLSEPADGDWARLRGLQFSTLRRTSFMRISAQAAAALAAAMLLLGRVPLLAVASWLVLLALSHWHGYRIDCSVADTDRRHVTHDEVRAQMLGSIGNGLVWALPLCGLAMFVDLQTQVKVWTVLAMLMAASVILIPAVPMSTLLFSGIVGGAAIATFVLRASYDMAAIAVLFMGIILIGAIEGARRYLAAKIAEAGLAEKDEVVSLLLREFQEGQADWLWQIDTGRRVRSVSPRFAYALDRDAAGAEGMPLIQLISGPAWETGQFPPSLHELAERLKRREPFSNLLVRAAIDGQARWWELSGTPRINENGVFDGFRGVGSDVTEARENSDKIAWLARYDTLTGLPNRMMLTETLAGALDYADKWRTRCAFLMIDLDRFKAVNDTLGHHIGDQLLARVSERLKEQMSENELCGRLGGDEFAIVIRDASDAKHIDQVARRVIHRLSQPYEIDQHTLFVGASIGSAMGPRDGSSVETLMRNADLALYRSKDTGGNTHCTYEPALHAHAEERRKLEFALRRAMDRKEFHVVYQPVVDAISEAVLSFEALLRWDNAEHGAVSPAKFVPLAEDTRLIVPIGEWVLREACREAMNWPPHVRVAVNVSGEQLLDSNFAASVVGALSGSGLPAHRLEIEVTESIFLRDASQARAALEQIMSLGCAVALDDFGTGYSSLGYLRKLRFSTIKVDRSFVQGAATGNAESLAIIRAVVAMADSLGMSTTAEGAETEKQVQVIRKLGCRKIQGYFFGRPMSPTDAQGLFRSQAQVDRQSVA